In the genome of Populus nigra chromosome 19, ddPopNigr1.1, whole genome shotgun sequence, the window CAAATTTCAGTATTTGTCttcatttttgcttttttctaaaCCTATATCCTTTCAAACTCTGTAAGAAGATTCCACTTGGGACAGTTTGTATGAAATGTATTATGGTATTGCTAAATGCTGGcttaatattttcaattgttCTAGTTTGGGTCCATTGAGGGTGTCTTTTCTGAAGTTTGAGGAATTTTTTAGGATACATAACTGACCATATTTGACTGCAATCCAATTGGTCAAATATTATTTGGCAGTTCTTTCCATTCATGCTATGCGTCTCTACTTGCATTGGCAAATTTAGATGCACAGATGGAGCTGGTCGTTAAAGGgtttgtttttccatttctttgtGAATGACATCAGAATTACTCTTATGCATCTAACGACTTAAAGAATTGCACATTAATTCAGTAATTAGAAAATGCTGAATGTCTTGGGATGCTataaagggtaaaattattttccaacttttGTATGTAGCTTCATTTAAACTTCCTGCATGTGAATCGCTTTATTGCACACTGATACATGAGAGCTATGGAGGCACTAGCTAATAGTTGTGCTGTTTAAAATATGTAAATGCAATGTATTGAAACTTTCAGTGTGATTTTTCCTAACCATTCCTGTCTGGTAAGTAATACCAGTTTGCATTTTTGTTGACAATAATTCCATTTGCATTGTCATGGATTTcccaaaaataaaaggttttgtCTTTTAAAGCTATTTAGCAGATAGaaggtttttctttctttcttgtggtTTAGCCCTTCACAACATTCTGCTAGCCGAGTAACCAAAATATCTTAACTTCCTCATGACAGATTAACTCTATGACAGTGATTCCAAGCTTTGTACATCAATCTCTAAAAGGAGATGCGGATTCTGCTGATACACTTGGCTCTAGCTGGAGTTGGATATATGAACCAGTAGGTATCTCAAAGAAAGCATTCGTGAAACCTGGACTATTGGAGCAGATAAATACTACAGCTGATAAAAGTGACTACTTATGGTACTCACTGAGGTACGTCAGTGTATTACTTCCAATATCTTTAAGAAGGCATGGTCTGTTTGCTTCTTCAATCTACTACGTTGATGTGTTCGATGTCTAAATTTATGATTAATTGTTGCGAATGTAAAACCTCTCTGGTTATCTTGTCACAGTACTGTTATCAAAGATAATGAGCCTTTTCTTGAAGATGGATCTCAAACTGTTCTTCATGTGGAGTCTCTTGGCCACGCCCTTCATGCTTTTGTTAATGGAAAGCTTGCAGGTAATGGAAAATAAACAACGAACCGAGGATTTGCATCTTCTTGTTGTCATAGATGGAAGAAGGCTGCTGTGTAGTTTCCGTTTTGGCAAAAGTGCTCATCTTCGTTTGTTATGTTAATATAACTATTGGAGCATTTACAGGTAGTGGAACAGGAAATGCTGGCAATGCTAAGGTTGCAGTGGAGATTCCTGTCACACTCTTACCTGGGAAGAACACTATCGATCTCCTTAGTTTGACTGCAGGACTTCAGGTTCGACTTTCCTCGCTAAGATtcatgcaattttttattttatggaaaaGACCTTAATATTTGGAtgcattaattttcaattttgaaagaATATGATATCTTCTGGATGAATAAATCCCACCATTCAAATACAATTAGTGTCATGTCCCAAGTTTCGCATAAGTTGTCAAGGTGGGAGATCTTAGGTACGTAAATTAAGCCCAGTGATACAGAAGTGATTGGCCGCTGGTATTACAATTTTGTTGGAACCACCCTGGTTTTATAACTAGATGTGATGCAAATTGATGGAAATCTGTGTTTTCTATCAGAACTATGGAGCTTTTTTTGAGTTAAAGGGTGCAGGGATAACTGGTCCAGTAAAACTGGAAGGCCTGAAAAATGGCACTACTGTTGACCTTTCTTCATTGCAGTGGACATATCAGGTCAGTCTTTGTTTTCCGACAATCTGACAGATAATGCAGTTGATACTAGAAAATGATGAATACTTTGGATATTTTCTTAGAACATTTTCCTGTTTACTTTCCTTAATAAGTAGAGCGTGTAGCCAAAAGAATGAATGCAGCGTTCTTAAATTTCCTTCCTTCATCTTTTAAATCGAGAATGCAGATTGGACTTAAAGGTGAAGAATTAGGCCTGTCTAGTGGAAATTCTCAATGGGTTACACAACCTGCCTTGCCCACGAAGCAGCCTTTGATCTGGTACAAGGTAAGTAGTTGGTTTTTGATGATCtaggtttaattaaatatggAATCCATAATATAATCAAGCCATATGCTGCTATGATCCTTCCAGTTTTACTGTGATATTGGAGTTTGGTCAACAATTCGTTGCAGGCTGAGACAATTTTCTAAGCGCATGAATTTTTCTGATATTAGATTATAAAGGAGATTTAGACTGAAATAAACTTTGGAACCAGCTGTTCTTCAGACTATGCTAGGTCAATAGCAGACCTTTTCATGGGCCGGGGCAGCTCATCCCCCTGCTAATTTTGCTAGGCCTGGGCCCAGAGCGGCCTGATCATTCAGGCCTGCTACTGAACCTGAGCTCAGCTCATAACGATCCACGGGCCATGGGATTTTGagcttattgaaaaaaaaaattaaaaggggaTGAAACTAACCAGCTCAAAACTCTGGTGTTCATGTCTAATTAGATTAGGATGGAAACATTCTCCCTCTCACccctccaaataaaaaataaaaataaaatatgctgATTTTGTAGGAAAAGAGGATCTTATTATTTCCCATTCATGTTGCCTGCATAGATAATAGATGGACATGAGGATTCATATATATAACACAACCGTAAGAGGTATTAGAAGCAGCTGATCCAGCACACCGGAGTAAATTTTTGTGAGATTTTTTACCTGCGTGATATTTTGTGATTTCTTATAACAACCGGAGAGATTAACTCACGGCTTCTTCATGTGACCGTTTGTCATATCTCGAGTTATATATGCTTCTGGTCTTTCCATGTGGTTAAACATGGAAAATTTCACActaatttcattttgtttgtaCATTTACATGTGTTCGGATGTTTTGAACACTCAAATTGGTTTCCTTATTCGCTTGTTTTAATTGGATAGCTTTGCAAGTCACCAGAATTGCAGGTGGTCGGTGTCACCATTTGGCTGTTCTGAATGCTGcggaattgattttttaaaactaacttCTGGTAATCATGTTCCAGACCAGTTTCAATGCCCCTGCTGGAAATGACCCAATTGCAATTGATTTCTCGGGGATGGGGAAGGGTGAGGCATGGGTGAATGGACAAAGCATTGGACGTTATTGGCCTACCAAGGTGTCTCCTAGTAGTGGTTGCTCCAGCTGCAATTACAGAGGATCTTACAGTTCAAGCAAATGTCTCAAGAACTGTGCAAAGCCTTCTCAGACATTGTAAGTGCTCAAGAATCTAATGGGAAGTGTTTGGAACGTTTCAAAGTTTTTGGTTGTGATATTTAGTAATGTTGCAGATACCATGTGCCCCGTTCATGGGTGGAATCAAGTGGCAACACTCTTGTGTTGTTTGAGGAAATTGGAGGGGATCCAACTCAGATAGCTTTCGCTACAAAACAGAGCGCAAGTTTGTGCTCTCACGTGTCAGAGTCTCACCCATTACCGGTAGACATGTGGAGCTCAAATTCAGAAGCAGCAAGAAAAGCAGGGCCAGTACTATCATTGGAGTGCCCCTTCCCTAATCAGGtcatttcttcaatcaaatttgCAAGCTTTGGAACCCCTCGTGGAACTTGTGGGAGTTTCAGTCACGGCCAGTGCAAAAGCACTAGGGCCCTTTCTATTGTACAGAAGGTGCGACTCTGCTCTTTCTTTGAATAGGGTTCTATGCATATATCTAAAACTTGTGCTGTTTTGTACCGACAAATGCTATTTTTTACAGGCTTGCATCGGATCAAAGAGTTGCAGCATTGGAGCTTCAGCTAGTACATTTGGTGACCCATGCAAAGGACTAGCAAAGAGTTTAGCAGTTGAAGCTTCCTGCGCATAAGATTTTGCTTGTTGGGACAAGCTATTCAAGTGGCTCAGAAAATGCAACTCATGGATGTTGGTTTTTACTATCCATCTTGTGCAACAAAAATGTGATTTAATAAACAGacaggaaaaaggaaaaaggaaagaaaagaaaagcaaagcatTTAGTAAATTAAAGACGAGCAAATTTCCTGCtattatttatcatttcaaTCCAAAGACAAAACTTACCAAACAGCATACAATTTTTAGTCAAAAGGGTAcgaatacaatttttatttcttcagttTGTTACCAGTATTGGGATACTCCTAATTAAATGGTTGCGGTGCCAGACTGTGGTTGAAACCTGCAAGCATTGCAAAGAGGGGAGTAGAGGGAGGGAGTCTGGTACTTGTCCTCTCCTCCCATCATCGGCATTGGAACCCCTATCTTGACAGGGCTAACATAACCTGGCCTGTAAGTCTTTCCCAAGACACCTTCGACGAGATCTGTAAGGTTAAAGAATTTGAACTGTGTTTCCAAATG includes:
- the LOC133679647 gene encoding beta-galactosidase 8, producing the protein MRGRDQILQLLLLYVFLSVLLTLATTSYGVNVTYDHRALLIDGKRRVLVSGSIHYPRSTAEMWADLIQKSKDGGLDVIETYVFWNAHEPVQNQYNFEGRYDLVKFIKLVGEAGLYAHLRIGPYVCAEWNYGGFPLWLHFVPGIKFRTDNEPFKAEMQRFTAKIVDMMKQEKLYASQGGPIILSQIENEYGNIDSSYGPAAKSYINWAASMAVSLDTGVPWVMCQQADAPDPIINTCNGFYCDQFTPNSKNKPKMWTENWSGWFLSFGGAVPYRPVEDLAFAVARFYQLGGTFQNYYMYHGGTNFGRSTGGPFISTSYDYDAPLDEYGLTRQPKWGHLKDLHKSIKLCEEALVATDPVTSSLGQNLEATVYKTGTGLCSAFLANFGTSDKTVNFNGNSYNLPGWSVSILPDCKNVALNTAKINSMTVIPSFVHQSLKGDADSADTLGSSWSWIYEPVGISKKAFVKPGLLEQINTTADKSDYLWYSLSTVIKDNEPFLEDGSQTVLHVESLGHALHAFVNGKLAGSGTGNAGNAKVAVEIPVTLLPGKNTIDLLSLTAGLQNYGAFFELKGAGITGPVKLEGLKNGTTVDLSSLQWTYQIGLKGEELGLSSGNSQWVTQPALPTKQPLIWYKTSFNAPAGNDPIAIDFSGMGKGEAWVNGQSIGRYWPTKVSPSSGCSSCNYRGSYSSSKCLKNCAKPSQTLYHVPRSWVESSGNTLVLFEEIGGDPTQIAFATKQSASLCSHVSESHPLPVDMWSSNSEAARKAGPVLSLECPFPNQVISSIKFASFGTPRGTCGSFSHGQCKSTRALSIVQKACIGSKSCSIGASASTFGDPCKGLAKSLAVEASCA